The following are encoded in a window of Sutcliffiella horikoshii genomic DNA:
- a CDS encoding right-handed parallel beta-helix repeat-containing protein, translated as MFNSNQITVSKTSIFGCRTISQALNKAKDGTKIIVQPGMYKESLTINAAVEIVGNSEDAPVVIQSNDDYAIRINNSNAKLENLSIKHVGNGDAVHLSGTPIIANCSITSETGNGIIIVGDSSKPTIENCEISTCNNSGVYVSNGAFPKIIGCKIHHNSNNGIHADGAFFSIVDSKVYSNAGNGLYLINQSSGHINGSEIYKGSKNGVSVETNSNLLIENCPVYSHEENNIRVHQDATITVKHSEIYQSRLSGILIDTGAKATLEGCTVYDNKLHGINVMDKEIMVNESTLYKNGVAGIYFGNTSTGIVNNTEIKNNSVNALIESENNPSFQKCDIHSGENNGIHIKEKKTGTFENCTIHHNKKVNVLVKKYANPQLKACTIHNSDEGGVTFFGDGVMEDCHVHTNKSHSIFIDGGNPIIKNSKLYGFFRNDNHGEGKIQDCHISNEVGYGVVISKYSYPEFTQCKISDCANSGVFIDKNGIGYFNHCQISNNLNCNVQIIEGKNPLFRNCTIVDSPGFGVSLTKSTGAFFECSIRNNVKDNNVCEQSYLNLNEKTVKSTSVVNGKDSKGSKLKIVMYSNMEFNDIRFPVEQPDLVILLGGINKYTIRRIDHYYSVPKLAVTHYYERNKTDLFVDTDIIYLDGRTFDYEGVTFAGFSLQGSTIDIPGFKKLFEDNGKIDYFLGDCKIPLSINDPYDFFNGKEKLSEIKKYELEDLVVEMGVKGYIYSSDNYYVPNFTSKLDELLKVEEFKGMEIYYNIGMHELELKPKLMKDSSSKVSANQTSSASTTNPELQTILDEIDSLIGMEPLKQDIREMITLIEVNKLKASLGVGSPEQIMPAAPHTVLYGNPGTGKTTVAKLFGKLYKAMGLLEKGHVIQVNREKLVGEFIGHTAPKTKGKIDEAIGGVLFVDEAYELTNKGGGNDFGLEAIAVLLEEMESRRGEFMVIVAGYEKEMQQFLESNPGLDSRIAKKEYLEDYTPEEMVAIAKKMIHEKNHCLSELGEKALFDEFTLLWRKRDRFFSNGRTVRNIVEKTIQKQSNRCSSIPRDQWTKELLETLNEQDVLAATKRVENKQFQVPINEELLTEALGELNRMIGLSNVKEEIEKLVTLVRYYKEENKNIQELALHTVLRGNPGTGKTEVSRIISKIYKALGVLERGSLIEVNRDKLIGTHVGESEKLITQYMDQAMGGTLFIDEAYQLTQYGAEDPGHKVIEILLKRMEDDRGKFLVLVAGYEREMEKFLDSNPGLRRRFANHLTFEDYTPDELMKITKLILSEKGYSLAGGVDEELHNYYTECYNGRNHTFGNAGFVRNIVNKAIKNADFRIARIPKENRHANHMNEILFEDILVRA; from the coding sequence ATGTTTAACTCAAATCAAATTACAGTTTCAAAGACTTCTATCTTTGGTTGCAGAACTATTTCACAGGCTTTAAATAAAGCAAAAGATGGTACTAAAATAATCGTACAACCTGGTATGTATAAAGAAAGCTTAACCATTAATGCAGCTGTAGAAATTGTAGGGAACTCCGAAGATGCCCCAGTCGTCATTCAATCCAATGATGACTATGCCATACGAATAAATAATTCAAATGCTAAATTAGAAAATCTTTCAATCAAACATGTTGGGAATGGGGATGCTGTTCATTTAAGCGGTACACCTATCATAGCCAACTGTTCTATTACTTCAGAAACAGGAAATGGAATTATAATTGTTGGCGATTCTTCTAAACCAACAATAGAAAATTGCGAAATAAGTACTTGTAATAATAGTGGGGTATATGTTTCAAACGGAGCTTTCCCTAAGATTATTGGCTGTAAAATACATCATAATAGCAACAATGGTATACATGCCGATGGTGCGTTTTTTAGTATTGTAGATAGCAAGGTTTATAGTAACGCTGGTAACGGACTATATCTTATCAATCAATCAAGCGGTCATATAAATGGCAGTGAAATATATAAAGGAAGTAAAAATGGGGTATCAGTCGAGACAAATAGCAACCTTCTAATAGAGAACTGCCCAGTATACAGCCATGAAGAAAATAATATCAGGGTTCATCAAGATGCTACCATAACGGTGAAACACTCTGAAATATATCAAAGTCGTTTGTCTGGAATACTCATAGACACAGGCGCAAAAGCCACTTTGGAAGGTTGCACAGTTTACGATAATAAATTGCACGGCATTAATGTAATGGATAAAGAAATAATGGTAAATGAAAGTACCCTATATAAAAATGGAGTTGCCGGTATTTATTTCGGAAATACTTCTACTGGAATAGTAAATAATACCGAGATAAAAAATAACTCTGTAAATGCTTTAATCGAAAGTGAAAACAACCCTTCTTTCCAAAAATGTGATATTCATAGTGGAGAAAACAATGGAATACATATTAAAGAGAAAAAAACAGGAACGTTTGAGAACTGTACAATTCACCATAATAAAAAGGTTAACGTATTGGTTAAAAAGTATGCTAATCCACAATTGAAAGCTTGTACCATTCATAACTCCGATGAGGGTGGAGTAACATTTTTTGGAGACGGTGTAATGGAAGATTGCCATGTCCATACCAATAAATCGCACTCGATATTTATTGATGGTGGAAATCCCATTATAAAAAACAGTAAGTTGTACGGTTTTTTTCGAAACGATAACCATGGAGAAGGTAAAATTCAGGATTGCCACATCTCTAATGAAGTTGGTTATGGGGTTGTTATTTCAAAATATTCTTATCCTGAATTTACTCAATGCAAAATTTCTGATTGTGCCAATTCAGGTGTATTCATCGATAAGAATGGGATAGGGTATTTTAATCACTGTCAAATTTCCAATAACTTAAACTGTAATGTGCAAATTATAGAGGGGAAAAACCCTTTATTCCGTAACTGTACAATTGTAGATAGTCCAGGTTTTGGCGTATCACTTACCAAAAGCACAGGTGCCTTTTTTGAGTGTTCTATAAGAAATAATGTAAAAGATAATAATGTCTGTGAGCAAAGTTATCTAAATTTAAATGAAAAGACGGTAAAATCAACTTCAGTGGTTAATGGAAAGGATAGTAAAGGAAGCAAGCTGAAAATAGTTATGTATAGCAACATGGAGTTTAACGATATTCGCTTCCCGGTTGAGCAACCAGACCTTGTTATTTTATTAGGTGGAATAAATAAATATACTATTAGAAGGATTGATCATTATTACTCTGTTCCAAAGTTAGCAGTGACACATTATTATGAAAGAAACAAAACAGACCTTTTCGTAGATACTGACATTATATATTTAGATGGTAGAACGTTTGATTACGAGGGAGTAACATTTGCAGGATTTTCGCTACAAGGGTCCACAATTGATATCCCTGGATTCAAGAAACTTTTTGAGGATAATGGAAAAATTGATTACTTCTTGGGCGATTGCAAAATACCCTTGTCAATAAATGATCCTTATGATTTCTTTAATGGTAAAGAAAAATTAAGTGAGATTAAAAAATACGAATTGGAAGACCTAGTAGTTGAAATGGGAGTAAAAGGGTATATTTATAGTTCAGATAATTACTATGTGCCTAATTTTACTTCAAAACTTGATGAATTATTAAAGGTAGAAGAGTTTAAAGGTATGGAGATATATTATAATATTGGAATGCATGAATTGGAATTAAAACCCAAGTTAATGAAAGACTCTAGTAGTAAAGTGTCAGCTAACCAAACTTCATCTGCCTCCACCACAAACCCGGAATTGCAAACTATCCTAGATGAAATAGATTCTCTAATAGGTATGGAACCATTAAAGCAAGATATTAGAGAAATGATTACCCTGATTGAGGTAAATAAACTAAAAGCATCTCTAGGAGTGGGTAGCCCGGAACAAATAATGCCGGCTGCTCCCCATACTGTACTCTATGGAAACCCGGGGACCGGAAAAACAACCGTAGCAAAGTTGTTTGGAAAGCTATATAAAGCAATGGGCCTGTTGGAGAAGGGTCATGTTATACAGGTTAACCGAGAAAAACTCGTTGGAGAATTTATTGGTCATACCGCTCCTAAAACAAAGGGGAAAATTGACGAGGCTATCGGTGGAGTACTTTTTGTTGATGAAGCATATGAACTAACAAATAAAGGCGGAGGTAACGACTTCGGCTTAGAGGCTATTGCTGTTTTATTAGAAGAGATGGAAAGCCGACGTGGAGAATTTATGGTCATTGTTGCTGGGTATGAAAAAGAAATGCAACAATTTTTAGAATCAAATCCAGGTTTAGATAGTAGAATTGCGAAAAAAGAATACCTGGAAGACTACACGCCTGAAGAAATGGTAGCGATAGCTAAAAAGATGATCCATGAAAAAAACCATTGCCTGAGCGAACTAGGTGAAAAAGCACTATTTGATGAATTTACCCTTTTATGGAGAAAAAGAGACCGCTTCTTCTCTAATGGAAGGACAGTACGAAATATTGTCGAGAAAACTATCCAAAAACAGTCTAATAGGTGTTCAAGCATTCCACGGGATCAGTGGACAAAAGAGTTGCTAGAAACGTTAAATGAACAAGATGTGTTAGCGGCGACAAAACGAGTCGAAAACAAGCAATTCCAAGTGCCAATTAATGAAGAGCTGTTAACCGAAGCACTTGGGGAATTAAATAGGATGATTGGTTTATCAAACGTCAAAGAGGAAATAGAAAAACTCGTTACCCTTGTTCGTTACTATAAAGAAGAGAACAAAAACATTCAAGAGCTTGCACTTCATACCGTATTACGAGGTAATCCCGGTACAGGTAAAACAGAAGTAAGCAGAATCATTTCCAAAATCTATAAAGCACTCGGAGTATTAGAGCGTGGAAGCCTCATTGAAGTTAATAGAGATAAATTAATTGGGACTCATGTTGGGGAAAGTGAAAAACTCATTACTCAATACATGGACCAAGCAATGGGGGGGACCCTCTTTATTGATGAAGCATATCAGTTAACACAATACGGTGCCGAGGACCCAGGACACAAGGTTATTGAAATTCTTCTTAAAAGAATGGAAGATGATCGAGGCAAATTCTTAGTTCTTGTAGCTGGTTACGAACGGGAAATGGAAAAGTTCTTAGATAGCAACCCAGGATTAAGAAGAAGGTTTGCCAACCATCTGACTTTCGAAGACTACACACCGGATGAACTAATGAAAATAACAAAACTCATTCTTAGTGAAAAAGGATATTCTTTAGCAGGTGGAGTAGATGAAGAATTACACAACTATTACACGGAATGCTATAACGGTCGTAACCATACATTCGGAAATGCTGGGTTTGTTAGAAACATCGTAAATAAAGCAATAAAAAATGCCGACTTCCGAATTGCAAGAATACCGAAAGAAAATAGACATGCAAACCATATGAACGAAATTCTTTTTGAAGACATATTGGTGCGAGCATAA
- a CDS encoding LacI family DNA-binding transcriptional regulator: MQRSTVTIREVAKEAGLSVATISRYLNKSGYIGKKTEVKIKSVMEQLDYRPNEIARGLAKKKTNTIALIIPDITNPFFPELVVSIEKVAKSKGYNLILVNTEQDDLQENSFWQNFKNRYVDGVILASYQFNKGTLTELEAMNIPYVKIDRAADDKKNNSIGVNNYKGARLATGHLLDINCQNVAHIAGPQTFLPAIERTKGFVDTLIESPAYNKGPIVLEGDFTLESGMHLTKQLLNNNPDIDGIFLANDLMALGCLKQLKQMKKEVPEDIAIIGFDGITLTKMVEPEITTIQQPIYQIGVKATNTLISLIDNVEDETAELKLDVELVVRGTTKR; the protein is encoded by the coding sequence GTGCAACGATCCACCGTTACCATCCGAGAAGTGGCAAAAGAGGCAGGTTTATCTGTCGCTACCATATCCAGATACTTAAATAAGAGCGGCTATATCGGAAAAAAAACAGAAGTGAAAATTAAATCTGTCATGGAACAACTGGACTACCGGCCAAACGAAATCGCTCGTGGTCTAGCCAAAAAGAAGACGAACACCATAGCACTTATCATTCCAGACATCACCAACCCATTTTTTCCGGAATTAGTCGTTTCTATCGAAAAAGTTGCAAAATCTAAAGGTTATAACTTGATTCTCGTCAACACTGAGCAGGACGATCTCCAAGAGAACAGTTTTTGGCAGAACTTCAAAAATCGCTATGTAGATGGAGTAATTTTGGCATCTTATCAATTCAATAAAGGAACTTTAACAGAACTTGAAGCAATGAATATCCCTTATGTGAAGATAGACCGTGCTGCTGACGATAAGAAGAACAACTCAATAGGGGTCAATAATTACAAAGGGGCACGACTGGCTACAGGACATTTGTTAGATATAAACTGCCAAAATGTAGCTCACATTGCTGGACCTCAAACCTTCTTGCCTGCAATTGAAAGAACAAAAGGTTTTGTAGATACATTAATTGAAAGTCCTGCCTATAACAAAGGCCCCATCGTTCTAGAAGGTGATTTCACCCTCGAAAGCGGCATGCACCTGACAAAGCAACTGTTAAACAATAACCCAGATATAGATGGTATTTTTTTGGCCAATGATCTTATGGCCCTAGGTTGTTTAAAACAACTGAAGCAAATGAAAAAGGAAGTGCCAGAAGACATCGCCATTATCGGATTTGACGGCATCACCTTGACCAAAATGGTCGAACCGGAAATCACCACAATCCAACAACCCATTTACCAAATCGGAGTCAAAGCAACCAACACACTCATCAGCCTCATCGACAACGTCGAAGATGAAACAGCTGAACTGAAGTTGGATGTGGAACTCGTAGTGCGGGGGACAACCAAGAGGTAG
- a CDS encoding ADP-ribosylglycohydrolase family protein, protein MIPNNYVEKVYAGFLGMNVGIRLGAPVEAPSWTYERIRDVFGDITDYTKPYKTFAADDDANGPVFFLRALYDDAKDRELTPDDVGKAWLNYSREGIGMFWWGGEGVSTEHTAYMNLSRGIPAPKSGSIEMNGLIEAEQIGGQIFIDTWGLVLPGDVEKAADYAEIAASVSHDGNGLYGARFMAACISKAFDTSSISDVVDAGLRTIPKDSTYAQLVRAVVDFHAKYPNDFRACRQYLEEEWGYDKYTGVCHIIPNAGVCVLSLLYGEGNFARTIEIATMCGWDTDCNAGNVGTIVGVMGGIEGIPMHYRKPINDFICTSSVSGYLNVLDIPTFSKEVALFGYKLFGEQAPQEFKNSVRNGELYFDFALPGSTHGFRTDNTFKALLHPCDDFGYESNGSLKIVMDRMIEGDESKVFYKPFYRRNEFSDEKYKPTFAPTVYSGQQVTMKLFLDKWEGEEIFVIPYVRNTYTEEIIRLARVALDHQAWNDVNFVVPDTEGAMIDEIGFIISSPSPLSNRALGAIYLGQFHVHGNSKYEIDLAKQSTEFLSITPFSHHRGEWQLNGETMTYESSTDCSSYTGNYYSSDYTVETTVTPEGGTSHGVIFRAEGIRRHYFVGFNGEGTVSLLKNDFGYSELASATYNWKYGEDYKMRVSCIGEEISFFLNGVEVLKAKDNRYSRGMFGFGTVSKGKGSLNSFIIEEKQQQAK, encoded by the coding sequence ATGATTCCAAACAACTATGTAGAAAAGGTATATGCAGGATTTCTGGGAATGAATGTAGGCATACGACTCGGAGCACCAGTCGAAGCTCCTTCCTGGACTTATGAAAGAATAAGAGATGTATTTGGTGACATCACAGATTACACCAAACCTTACAAAACATTTGCAGCTGACGACGATGCCAATGGTCCAGTATTTTTCCTCCGTGCCTTATATGATGATGCAAAAGACAGGGAATTGACACCTGATGATGTAGGAAAAGCTTGGCTGAACTACTCACGGGAAGGAATCGGAATGTTTTGGTGGGGTGGAGAAGGAGTAAGTACAGAGCATACTGCCTATATGAATCTATCCAGAGGGATACCTGCACCGAAATCAGGATCTATCGAGATGAACGGACTCATAGAAGCAGAACAGATTGGCGGGCAAATATTTATAGATACTTGGGGACTTGTCCTGCCTGGAGATGTAGAAAAAGCGGCAGACTATGCAGAAATTGCGGCAAGTGTATCCCATGATGGAAATGGACTTTATGGCGCTAGATTCATGGCTGCATGTATCTCAAAAGCCTTTGACACAAGCTCTATTAGTGATGTAGTGGATGCGGGATTGAGGACAATTCCTAAAGACTCTACCTACGCTCAACTTGTGCGAGCGGTTGTAGATTTTCACGCAAAGTATCCGAATGATTTCAGGGCTTGTCGACAGTACTTAGAAGAAGAGTGGGGGTATGACAAATATACAGGTGTCTGTCATATCATTCCAAATGCAGGTGTTTGCGTGTTATCCCTTTTGTATGGAGAGGGTAATTTTGCAAGAACTATTGAAATCGCCACCATGTGTGGATGGGATACCGACTGTAATGCTGGTAATGTCGGGACCATTGTCGGTGTCATGGGTGGAATAGAGGGTATTCCCATGCACTACCGAAAACCAATCAATGATTTTATCTGTACATCAAGTGTCTCTGGGTATTTGAACGTACTAGATATTCCCACTTTTTCTAAGGAAGTTGCGTTATTTGGCTACAAACTGTTTGGTGAACAGGCTCCACAAGAATTCAAGAATAGTGTAAGAAACGGTGAACTCTATTTTGACTTTGCCCTTCCGGGAAGTACGCATGGCTTCCGTACAGATAATACATTTAAAGCATTGCTGCATCCATGTGATGATTTTGGATATGAGAGTAACGGATCGCTTAAAATTGTGATGGATAGAATGATAGAGGGTGATGAAAGCAAGGTTTTCTATAAACCCTTTTACAGAAGAAACGAATTTAGCGATGAAAAATACAAACCAACCTTCGCACCTACCGTCTATAGCGGCCAACAGGTAACAATGAAGCTCTTCCTGGATAAATGGGAAGGTGAGGAGATATTTGTCATTCCATATGTACGCAATACATACACGGAAGAAATAATCAGGCTCGCGCGGGTTGCTCTTGATCATCAAGCTTGGAATGATGTTAATTTTGTGGTTCCGGATACAGAAGGAGCAATGATAGATGAAATAGGTTTCATTATCTCCTCGCCGTCTCCTTTATCTAATCGTGCCCTTGGAGCAATATACCTTGGCCAATTCCATGTGCATGGAAATAGTAAATATGAAATTGATCTTGCCAAACAGTCTACCGAATTCCTAAGTATTACCCCATTTTCTCACCATAGGGGAGAATGGCAGCTCAATGGAGAAACAATGACTTATGAATCCTCCACAGATTGCTCTTCGTACACAGGGAACTATTATTCTAGTGATTACACAGTAGAGACAACAGTAACGCCAGAAGGTGGAACAAGTCATGGGGTGATTTTTAGAGCTGAAGGAATCAGACGTCATTACTTTGTCGGCTTTAATGGAGAAGGTACCGTGTCGCTGCTAAAAAATGATTTTGGATATTCCGAGTTGGCTAGTGCCACATATAATTGGAAATACGGTGAGGATTACAAAATGAGAGTAAGTTGTATTGGAGAAGAGATTTCGTTTTTCCTGAATGGAGTGGAGGTCTTAAAAGCAAAGGACAACCGTTACAGCCGAGGTATGTTTGGCTTCGGTACCGTTTCAAAGGGGAAAGGGAGCCTGAATTCCTTTATAATAGAAGAAAAGCAGCAGCAGGCAAAGTGA
- a CDS encoding ADP-ribosylglycohydrolase family protein, protein MISFKERVRGVVFSTALGDALGATIEKLTYEQIKEKYNKVESLKTDWYKADAPYEVTLGKKRGNGIVTDDTLMTIALMNVYATEKRHLDAFDCGNEFVKEIAYKKTYIPEFGKEAMIIDRLFYPEKYIFMRHVLANCDPREAGIGNMINCGAAMYIAPIGIVNACNPKAAYDEAILFAMGHQSSYGLEAAGVLAACVAKAFEEDVTVDEIVQVAIKLAKDGTKQAIIELSEAARELRSEKFEMDQVIGVFQTIMYKYSPMGDDVHRKLEKIGQPSNHYTPSRLFSIEELPMALAFMVLNDGEFYQSIFDGINSGRDTDSIGVMIGVILGAMYGEKVVNKEDIALLQETNRMDLYEIADRFSEVATTIIYEDLRIQERRLAYFGKHC, encoded by the coding sequence ATGATATCTTTCAAAGAACGCGTCAGAGGGGTTGTGTTCTCCACAGCCCTTGGAGACGCACTTGGCGCGACCATAGAAAAACTGACATATGAACAAATTAAAGAGAAGTACAATAAAGTCGAGTCATTGAAAACAGATTGGTACAAAGCCGATGCTCCTTACGAAGTAACCCTGGGAAAAAAGCGCGGAAATGGCATTGTCACCGACGACACCCTTATGACTATTGCACTGATGAACGTCTATGCAACTGAAAAAAGGCATCTTGATGCGTTTGACTGCGGTAATGAATTCGTAAAAGAAATCGCCTATAAAAAAACCTATATTCCTGAATTCGGGAAAGAAGCAATGATAATCGATCGCCTCTTCTATCCTGAGAAGTATATATTTATGCGTCATGTGCTTGCAAACTGTGACCCACGCGAGGCCGGTATTGGCAACATGATTAATTGTGGAGCAGCTATGTACATTGCCCCAATTGGAATCGTGAACGCGTGCAACCCAAAAGCGGCCTATGATGAAGCAATTCTTTTTGCGATGGGCCATCAAAGTAGCTACGGGTTGGAGGCAGCAGGAGTGCTTGCAGCTTGTGTGGCAAAAGCATTTGAAGAAGACGTCACGGTCGATGAAATTGTTCAGGTGGCTATCAAACTAGCAAAGGACGGCACTAAACAGGCAATTATTGAACTGTCGGAGGCTGCGAGGGAATTGCGTTCTGAAAAGTTCGAGATGGATCAGGTGATAGGAGTCTTCCAAACTATCATGTATAAATATTCTCCAATGGGAGACGATGTGCATCGCAAGTTGGAGAAAATAGGCCAGCCTTCCAATCACTACACACCAAGCAGACTCTTTTCCATTGAAGAGCTTCCGATGGCTCTGGCTTTCATGGTGTTGAATGATGGAGAATTCTATCAATCAATTTTCGACGGTATTAACTCCGGCCGCGACACAGATTCTATTGGCGTAATGATAGGAGTTATTCTTGGAGCAATGTATGGAGAAAAAGTTGTGAATAAAGAGGACATAGCGTTGCTTCAAGAAACAAATAGAATGGACCTTTATGAGATTGCTGACCGATTTAGTGAGGTAGCCACAACAATTATCTATGAGGATTTACGTATTCAAGAGAGGCGCTTGGCTTACTTTGGAAAACACTGTTAA
- a CDS encoding extracellular solute-binding protein — protein sequence MKKFLLTLITAVTVFGLIACSNETTSDKEKENSGDGTTIRVVYKDETNSNPVSVKYFDELEKALEKDKDIKVNFELVDLPQGNYAEKLTLLLYGGDIPDMIYFQGGDQSLTQQGLLEDLTPYIEESEYLKDALSPYNQKRLENYPYLLWIKPLSAKTPVIRKDWFEQMETSEKLMADPTVENYHAFFKELVEKKPGGSTPNYAVTVAGDLEEINFTFNMAFGISQSWLEKSDGTYEYYKVSKNEKEKIAYYQKLYEDGLLDPQFVTKQWDTKEKAFYDGEAAVVSGTAGKVIDIYNGKMKQVNGDEAELVVLPPAKGIDQGFGVTDVTKESRGVAISSQSEHKELVFDILDYLASPEGQKLDRLGFEGEHYNVKDGEIEVTEKYYGEWYARFWEPTELTFDQPLKTPLLSGPATESQEMTIEYFKEDNSFILPEEYVANWDAMENLYREYTTDIITGKRPIDDFDKFVDAWMEAGGTQITEYANKTIK from the coding sequence ATGAAAAAGTTTTTGTTAACGCTAATAACTGCAGTGACTGTCTTTGGATTGATTGCATGCTCAAATGAAACAACATCGGATAAGGAAAAGGAAAATTCAGGAGATGGCACCACCATCCGTGTCGTCTATAAGGATGAAACAAACTCTAATCCAGTATCTGTGAAATATTTTGACGAGTTGGAAAAAGCGCTAGAAAAAGACAAAGATATCAAGGTGAACTTTGAACTTGTAGATCTGCCACAAGGAAACTATGCCGAAAAGCTTACATTGCTCCTATATGGAGGAGACATCCCAGATATGATTTACTTCCAAGGCGGGGATCAGTCCCTTACACAACAAGGACTTCTTGAAGACCTTACCCCATACATCGAAGAATCTGAGTATCTAAAAGATGCACTCAGCCCATACAACCAGAAGCGTCTAGAAAATTATCCGTATCTGCTTTGGATTAAACCATTATCTGCTAAAACGCCAGTAATAAGGAAAGACTGGTTTGAACAAATGGAAACTTCCGAAAAACTGATGGCTGACCCAACTGTAGAGAATTATCATGCATTTTTTAAAGAACTGGTAGAGAAGAAGCCAGGTGGAAGCACACCGAATTATGCAGTAACAGTAGCGGGTGACTTGGAGGAAATCAACTTTACATTTAATATGGCATTCGGAATCAGCCAATCTTGGTTGGAAAAGAGTGACGGAACGTATGAATACTATAAAGTTTCCAAAAATGAAAAAGAGAAAATTGCCTATTATCAGAAACTCTATGAAGATGGTTTACTTGATCCACAATTCGTTACAAAGCAGTGGGATACGAAAGAAAAAGCGTTTTATGATGGGGAAGCGGCTGTAGTATCTGGAACAGCAGGTAAAGTAATTGATATTTATAACGGTAAAATGAAACAAGTTAATGGAGATGAAGCGGAACTTGTAGTCCTGCCACCTGCAAAAGGAATCGATCAAGGATTTGGCGTGACGGACGTAACAAAGGAATCTCGAGGTGTAGCAATCTCCTCTCAATCAGAACATAAGGAACTTGTGTTTGATATTCTCGACTACCTGGCAAGCCCAGAAGGCCAAAAACTGGACCGTTTAGGATTTGAAGGGGAACATTATAATGTGAAAGACGGTGAAATCGAAGTAACCGAAAAGTATTATGGAGAATGGTACGCTAGGTTCTGGGAGCCGACTGAACTTACTTTTGATCAGCCATTAAAAACTCCATTATTAAGTGGACCTGCAACAGAATCACAAGAAATGACAATTGAGTATTTTAAAGAAGACAACTCGTTTATCTTACCGGAAGAATATGTGGCAAACTGGGATGCAATGGAAAACCTATATAGAGAATATACAACAGACATCATCACAGGCAAACGTCCAATTGATGATTTTGATAAATTTGTAGATGCATGGATGGAAGCGGGCGGAACACAAATCACAGAATACGCCAACAAGACCATTAAGTAA
- a CDS encoding carbohydrate ABC transporter permease, which produces MKNFDTTKWILYPFLFLLTLAVLIPILNLLALSLSDPLKVHELNGLSIFPAGFSLINYKVLLSNPLVTKSIFNTFLITTVGTLLNLLLTSMMAYILAKTTFVGKRLVVIFLIVIMVFEPGLIPEYLLVKDLGLLNTYASVILYKAINIYYLFILMRFFQEVPDSILEAARIDGAGHFRIYTKIMLPLSKPGLATMGLFYGVYHWNEYFRATIYITDPAKWPLQVVLRQFVVQRDNTAILGAQNLLSYEQVASLDFTSLQAGTIIIAMIPLLILYPLILKFYAKGALEGGVKD; this is translated from the coding sequence ATGAAGAATTTTGATACAACAAAGTGGATACTCTATCCTTTCTTATTTTTACTAACACTAGCAGTTTTAATCCCAATATTGAATTTGTTGGCATTGTCCTTATCAGATCCACTTAAAGTACACGAGCTGAACGGACTGAGTATTTTCCCTGCCGGCTTTTCTCTGATCAATTATAAAGTTTTATTATCCAATCCATTAGTTACAAAAAGTATCTTTAACACATTTCTAATCACAACTGTGGGAACGCTTCTAAATCTTTTACTTACATCGATGATGGCGTATATATTAGCCAAAACAACATTCGTTGGTAAAAGATTAGTAGTCATTTTCCTCATTGTCATCATGGTATTTGAACCAGGATTGATCCCAGAATACTTGCTTGTTAAAGACCTGGGATTACTTAATACTTACGCATCCGTCATTCTATATAAAGCTATCAACATTTATTACTTATTTATTTTGATGAGATTCTTCCAGGAAGTTCCCGACAGCATCCTAGAGGCGGCAAGGATTGATGGAGCAGGGCATTTCCGCATTTATACAAAGATTATGCTTCCGTTATCCAAGCCAGGACTTGCAACAATGGGCTTGTTTTATGGAGTCTATCACTGGAACGAATATTTCCGTGCCACTATCTATATCACTGACCCTGCAAAATGGCCGTTACAAGTGGTGCTGCGGCAATTTGTCGTCCAACGAGATAACACGGCTATCCTTGGTGCACAAAACCTGTTGTCATATGAGCAGGTGGCAAGTCTTGACTTTACCTCTTTACAAGCTGGAACCATCATCATCGCGATGATTCCGCTATTAATCTTATATCCTCTCATTCTCAAGTTCTATGCCAAAGGTGCATTGGAAGGCGGAGTGAAGGACTAA